A window from Streptomyces sp. NBC_00271 encodes these proteins:
- a CDS encoding ROK family transcriptional regulator, which translates to MRSTSLTEAFPAHTPAASQIFTTVLSHGPLTRSEIAGRTQLSAAAVTKAVRPLIEAGYLVEDVAEDARQPVLGRPANPVRVDGGRALFLGIKVTGDELIAVLTDLCCRIRVARRVPLTSREPKAVLTSVAGLVQELLTEADGFGVQVRGLGIAVSGDVDRAAGVVRYSPFLEWRDVPLAELAATTTGLPVTLDNDVRALTVAEQWFGAGVGLSDFALVTVGAGIGCGLVVHGQVVAGAHGVAGEIGHVAIDPAGPRCHCGNRGCVEAIASDPAIVGRIREVTGASVADATAALALAHDGDPGAREVYARAGAAIGRGIATVANLLGPERVIISGEGLAAYDLFAEQIRDAFAAAAFGSAADCDVQTRPLPFEEWARGAAATAIQSFTTSDAR; encoded by the coding sequence ATGCGTTCGACCTCTCTCACCGAGGCGTTCCCGGCCCACACGCCGGCCGCTTCCCAGATCTTCACCACCGTGCTGTCCCACGGCCCGCTCACGCGGTCGGAGATAGCGGGGCGGACCCAGCTGTCGGCGGCGGCGGTCACCAAGGCGGTCCGGCCGCTGATCGAGGCCGGCTACCTCGTGGAGGACGTCGCCGAGGACGCACGGCAGCCCGTCCTCGGGCGGCCCGCAAACCCGGTGCGGGTCGACGGCGGGAGGGCCCTGTTCCTGGGGATCAAGGTGACGGGCGACGAGCTCATCGCCGTACTCACCGACCTGTGCTGCCGCATCCGGGTCGCCCGGCGCGTTCCGCTCACCTCCCGCGAACCCAAGGCGGTACTGACCTCCGTCGCGGGACTCGTGCAGGAACTGCTGACGGAGGCGGACGGCTTCGGGGTGCAGGTCCGGGGGCTCGGCATCGCCGTCTCGGGTGACGTGGACCGGGCGGCCGGGGTGGTGCGCTACTCGCCGTTCCTGGAGTGGCGCGACGTTCCCCTCGCCGAACTGGCCGCGACCACGACCGGACTGCCGGTCACCCTCGACAACGACGTTCGGGCGCTGACGGTGGCCGAGCAGTGGTTCGGGGCCGGGGTGGGGCTGTCCGACTTCGCGCTGGTGACCGTCGGCGCGGGCATCGGCTGCGGCCTGGTGGTGCATGGACAGGTGGTGGCGGGAGCGCACGGCGTGGCCGGGGAGATCGGGCACGTGGCGATCGACCCGGCCGGTCCCCGCTGCCACTGCGGAAACCGGGGCTGCGTCGAGGCGATCGCCTCGGACCCCGCGATCGTCGGCCGGATCCGGGAGGTCACCGGCGCGAGTGTCGCCGACGCCACCGCGGCCCTGGCCCTCGCCCACGACGGCGACCCCGGCGCCCGGGAGGTGTACGCCCGGGCGGGAGCGGCGATCGGCCGGGGCATCGCGACCGTGGCCAACCTCCTCGGCCCCGAGCGCGTGATCATCTCCGGCGAAGGCCTGGCCGCCTACGACCTGTTCGCCGAGCAGATCCGTGACGCGTTCGCCGCGGCCGCGTTCGGTTCGGCCGCGGACTGCGACGTACAGACCAGGCCGCTGCCCTTCGAGGAGTGGGCGCGTGGCGCGGCGGCCACCGCCATCCAGTCCTTCACCACCTCGGACGCGCGCTGA
- a CDS encoding alpha-galactosidase translates to MSPISFAPDTGVWLLSTPRTSYALRIDETGAPCHVAWGPRLTLAEAEELAAPPAPEASSFEGRPPVGEELPVDGGTRYGPPSLQVRFADGSRAFEWQPTGHQVDEGELTLSFRDRRYPLRVALHYRVREDTDVIERWTVVRNDGDEPVTLLRADSAAWTLPPQRDYRLSHVTGQWSAESQLRRDRLPYGETVLTSRRGITSHHANPWLMLDAGEATEEHGRVWSAALAWSGSWRVTVQRTPDGRAGFTGGPGQDGTTVPLEPGEEFATPPFAGLCTDGGFGAASRAWHAYVLAHVLPHADEFAPVLYNSWEATGFDVDEIGQKALAERAAALGVELYVVDDGWFGARRSDRAGLGDWTPAPDRFPDGLAPLVRAVHGLGMRFGLWVEPEMVNPDSDLYREHPDWVLHFPGRPRSELRNQLVLNFARPEVADWAHGWLTRLVSDHGIDFLKWDMNRAFSEAGWPDRQDGADRLGPAYVRNLYGVLDRLRADHPALRIETCSGGGGRVDLGILSRTDQAWASDNTDAADRMGIQQGYGQIYPARTMGAWVTDVPNQLTGRTVPLRFRFHVAMAGALGIGGDLTRWSEEELREGADLVATYKKVRHLVQHGSLDRLSPPAEDSVCVVQYTAADASETLLLAYRRVSRHGAPRLPVRPRGLTPGGRYRDARTGTVHHSTVLGEYGLDLELPAGDWASTTVHLVRED, encoded by the coding sequence ATGTCGCCGATCTCCTTCGCCCCGGACACCGGGGTCTGGCTGCTGTCCACACCGCGCACCTCGTACGCGCTGCGGATCGACGAGACCGGAGCGCCCTGCCATGTCGCGTGGGGTCCACGACTGACGCTTGCGGAGGCCGAGGAGCTCGCCGCGCCACCCGCGCCCGAGGCCAGCAGCTTCGAGGGCAGGCCGCCCGTCGGGGAGGAGCTGCCGGTCGACGGCGGCACGCGCTACGGACCGCCGTCACTGCAGGTCCGGTTCGCGGACGGCTCGCGCGCCTTCGAGTGGCAGCCGACCGGCCACCAGGTCGACGAGGGCGAGCTGACCCTGTCGTTCCGCGACCGCCGCTACCCGTTGCGGGTGGCGCTCCACTACCGGGTGCGCGAGGACACGGACGTCATCGAGCGCTGGACCGTCGTCCGCAACGACGGCGACGAGCCCGTCACCCTGCTGCGTGCCGACTCCGCCGCCTGGACCCTGCCGCCGCAGCGGGACTACCGGCTCAGCCATGTCACGGGCCAGTGGTCAGCCGAGAGCCAGTTGCGACGCGACCGACTGCCGTACGGCGAAACCGTGTTGACCAGCCGTCGCGGGATCACCAGCCACCACGCGAACCCATGGCTGATGCTCGACGCGGGTGAGGCGACGGAGGAGCACGGGCGGGTGTGGAGTGCCGCCCTCGCATGGAGCGGGAGCTGGCGCGTCACCGTGCAGCGCACCCCCGACGGGCGGGCCGGATTCACCGGCGGCCCCGGCCAGGACGGCACGACCGTGCCGCTCGAGCCGGGCGAGGAGTTCGCCACTCCCCCGTTCGCGGGACTGTGCACCGACGGCGGCTTCGGCGCTGCCAGCCGCGCCTGGCACGCGTACGTCCTGGCCCATGTCCTGCCCCATGCCGACGAGTTCGCCCCGGTGCTCTACAACTCCTGGGAGGCGACCGGCTTCGACGTCGACGAGATCGGGCAGAAGGCACTCGCCGAGCGGGCGGCGGCGCTCGGGGTGGAGCTCTACGTCGTCGACGACGGCTGGTTCGGGGCGCGCCGCAGTGACCGGGCGGGCCTCGGCGACTGGACACCGGCGCCCGACCGCTTCCCGGACGGGCTGGCCCCGCTGGTCCGCGCGGTGCACGGGCTCGGGATGCGCTTCGGCCTCTGGGTGGAGCCCGAGATGGTGAACCCGGACAGCGACCTGTATCGCGAACACCCCGACTGGGTACTGCACTTCCCCGGCCGCCCCCGCTCCGAACTGCGCAACCAGCTGGTCCTCAACTTCGCCCGCCCCGAGGTCGCCGACTGGGCCCACGGCTGGCTGACCCGGCTGGTCAGCGACCACGGCATCGACTTCCTCAAGTGGGACATGAACCGCGCGTTCAGCGAGGCCGGCTGGCCCGACCGGCAGGACGGCGCCGACCGCCTCGGCCCCGCGTACGTGCGCAATCTCTACGGCGTCCTCGACCGTCTGCGCGCGGACCATCCGGCGCTGCGGATCGAGACGTGCAGCGGTGGCGGCGGCCGCGTCGACCTGGGCATTCTCTCCCGTACGGACCAGGCGTGGGCGTCGGACAACACCGACGCCGCCGACCGGATGGGGATCCAGCAGGGCTACGGCCAGATCTACCCCGCCCGCACGATGGGCGCCTGGGTGACCGACGTACCCAACCAGCTCACCGGCCGTACGGTCCCGCTGCGCTTCCGCTTCCACGTCGCGATGGCCGGGGCGCTCGGCATCGGGGGCGATCTCACCCGCTGGTCCGAGGAGGAACTGCGGGAGGGGGCCGACCTGGTCGCCACGTACAAGAAGGTCCGCCATCTCGTCCAGCACGGCAGCCTTGACCGGCTGTCGCCGCCCGCCGAGGACTCGGTCTGCGTGGTGCAGTACACCGCCGCGGACGCCTCGGAGACCCTGCTGCTCGCCTACCGGCGTGTCTCCCGCCACGGCGCGCCGAGGCTGCCGGTCCGGCCGCGCGGTCTGACCCCCGGGGGCCGCTACCGCGACGCCCGCACCGGCACCGTGCACCACTCCACGGTGCTCGGCGAGTACGGTCTCGACCTGGAGCTGCCGGCGGGCGACTGGGCCAGCACGACGGTGCACCTCGTCCGGGAGGACTGA
- the rph gene encoding rifamycin-inactivating phosphotransferase, whose protein sequence is MTERYVWDLQEVDETQLAVVGGKGAHLGGLSRIEGIRVPGGFCVTTDAFQRIMAEAPSLDHRLDQLSRLNPDDREAIRTLSAEIRRTIEEIAIPGDLAAAITRALAQLGEQAACAVRSSATAEDLPTASFAGQQDTYLNVVGPTAILQHVSRCWASLFTERAVTYRQRNGIDHRTVHMAVVVQRMVFPHAAGILFTADPVTGNRKVATVDAGFGLGEALVSGLVNPDVFKVRHGEVVAKAIAAKQRAVHALPTGGTQEVAIDPQRQEQPALTDAQAVRLVRLGRRIEAHFGRPQDIEWCLVDGGFQIVQSRPITTLFPIPETGDQENHVYVSVGHGQMMTDPMKPLGLSMWQLTAMVPMHTAGGRLFVDVTRRLASPASRAGLLDVIGRGDPLIRDALETVLDRDDFVPSLPDAGPGGPPAGGASAPIETDPAIVTELIERSQVSIAALERDVRTKTGPALFDFLLEAFEEHKRVLSDPLSMQAIMAGMEATWWLNDTLREWLDEKNAADTLTLSAPDNVTSEMGLALLDVADVIRPHSEVVAFLQGVEDEGFLDELAKLTGGTEARDAIEAYLDRYGMRCVGEIDITRPRWRERPTTLVPVILDNVRNFEPGAAERRFEQGRQKAQKKEQDVLSRLRALPDGDRKADEAKRMIDRVRTFIGYREYPKYGIVSRYFLYKQALLEEAERLVQAGVLPEKEDIFYLTFQELHDVVRSHQVDGRLIQQRKDAFRSYHALTPPRVLTSDGEAVTGAYRRDDVPAGALIGLPVSAGTVEGRARVILDIAEADLEAGDILVTTFTDPSWSPLFVGIAGLVTEVGGQMTHGAVIAREYGLPAVVGVEQATRLIRDGQRIRVHGTDGYVEILP, encoded by the coding sequence GTGACTGAGCGGTACGTGTGGGATCTTCAAGAGGTTGACGAGACGCAGCTCGCGGTCGTCGGCGGCAAGGGCGCGCACCTGGGCGGACTGTCGCGCATCGAAGGCATCCGCGTGCCAGGTGGTTTCTGCGTGACGACGGACGCCTTCCAGCGGATCATGGCGGAAGCGCCGTCGCTCGACCATCGGCTCGATCAGCTGTCGCGCCTGAACCCGGACGATCGTGAGGCGATCCGCACGCTCAGCGCGGAGATCCGCCGGACCATCGAAGAGATCGCCATCCCGGGCGATCTCGCGGCGGCGATCACCCGCGCGCTCGCCCAGCTCGGCGAGCAGGCCGCCTGCGCCGTCCGATCCAGCGCGACGGCAGAGGACCTGCCGACGGCCTCCTTCGCCGGCCAACAGGACACGTACCTGAACGTCGTGGGGCCGACGGCGATCCTCCAGCACGTCAGCCGGTGCTGGGCCTCGCTGTTCACCGAGCGGGCCGTGACCTACCGCCAGCGGAACGGCATCGACCACCGTACGGTCCACATGGCCGTGGTCGTGCAGCGGATGGTCTTCCCGCATGCGGCCGGCATCCTGTTCACGGCCGACCCCGTCACGGGCAACCGGAAGGTCGCCACCGTGGACGCCGGCTTCGGCCTCGGCGAGGCCCTGGTCTCCGGCCTGGTGAACCCGGACGTCTTCAAGGTGCGACACGGCGAAGTCGTCGCCAAGGCGATCGCCGCCAAACAGCGTGCCGTTCACGCCCTGCCGACCGGCGGTACGCAGGAAGTGGCGATCGACCCGCAGCGGCAGGAGCAGCCGGCGCTGACGGATGCGCAGGCCGTGCGGCTCGTGCGACTCGGGCGGCGGATCGAAGCGCACTTCGGCCGCCCGCAGGACATCGAATGGTGCCTGGTCGATGGTGGCTTCCAGATCGTTCAGAGCCGGCCGATCACGACGCTGTTCCCCATCCCCGAGACCGGCGACCAGGAGAATCACGTCTACGTCTCCGTTGGTCATGGGCAGATGATGACCGACCCCATGAAGCCCCTGGGGCTCTCCATGTGGCAGCTGACGGCCATGGTGCCGATGCACACGGCGGGCGGGAGGCTGTTCGTCGACGTCACCCGGCGCCTGGCCTCGCCCGCGAGCCGCGCCGGCCTCCTGGACGTCATCGGGAGAGGCGACCCACTGATCAGGGACGCTCTGGAGACCGTCCTCGACCGCGACGATTTCGTCCCGTCGCTCCCGGACGCGGGTCCCGGCGGGCCGCCGGCCGGCGGTGCGTCCGCCCCGATCGAGACCGACCCGGCCATCGTCACCGAGCTCATCGAGCGCAGCCAGGTGTCCATCGCCGCCCTGGAGCGCGACGTCCGGACGAAGACCGGACCGGCGCTGTTCGACTTCCTGCTGGAGGCCTTCGAGGAGCACAAGCGGGTCCTCAGTGATCCGCTGAGCATGCAGGCCATCATGGCGGGGATGGAGGCCACGTGGTGGCTCAACGACACGCTGCGGGAGTGGCTGGACGAGAAGAACGCGGCTGACACGCTCACCCTGTCCGCCCCCGACAACGTCACGTCGGAGATGGGACTGGCGCTGCTCGACGTCGCGGACGTGATCCGACCGCACTCGGAGGTGGTGGCGTTCCTGCAGGGCGTCGAGGACGAGGGCTTCCTGGACGAGCTGGCGAAGCTCACCGGCGGGACCGAAGCGCGCGACGCCATCGAGGCCTACCTCGACCGGTACGGCATGCGCTGCGTCGGCGAGATCGACATCACGAGGCCACGTTGGCGCGAGCGCCCCACCACGCTCGTGCCCGTGATCCTCGACAACGTCAGGAACTTCGAGCCGGGCGCCGCCGAGCGGCGCTTCGAACAAGGGCGACAGAAGGCGCAGAAGAAGGAACAGGACGTGCTGTCACGCTTGCGGGCCCTGCCGGACGGGGACCGGAAAGCGGACGAGGCCAAGCGGATGATCGACCGGGTCAGAACCTTCATCGGGTACCGGGAGTACCCGAAGTACGGCATCGTCAGCCGCTACTTCCTCTACAAGCAGGCCCTACTGGAGGAGGCCGAGCGCCTCGTGCAGGCAGGCGTGCTTCCTGAGAAGGAGGACATCTTCTACCTCACGTTCCAGGAACTCCACGACGTCGTGCGCTCGCACCAGGTGGACGGCCGGCTCATCCAGCAGCGCAAGGACGCCTTCCGGTCGTACCACGCGCTCACACCGCCCCGGGTGCTCACCTCCGACGGTGAGGCCGTCACCGGGGCGTACCGGCGCGACGACGTGCCGGCCGGCGCCCTGATCGGCCTCCCGGTTTCCGCCGGGACCGTCGAGGGGAGGGCCCGCGTCATCCTTGACATCGCGGAGGCCGATCTCGAAGCGGGCGACATCCTGGTCACGACCTTCACGGACCCCAGTTGGTCGCCGCTGTTCGTCGGAATCGCGGGCCTGGTGACGGAGGTGGGCGGCCAGATGACCCATGGCGCGGTGATCGCCCGGGAGTACGGCTTGCCGGCCGTCGTGGGCGTGGAGCAGGCCACCCGGCTGATCCGGGACGGGCAGCGGATCCGCGTGCACGGAACCGACGGATACGTCGAGATCCTGCCTTGA
- a CDS encoding DUF4232 domain-containing protein, with amino-acid sequence MRLSHAATALAVTSALALTLTACGNGSGNDASGDQSSTPASSSSATATDGAPAENAGATKDAGSSTGGGTGTSTGGTGGTSGGGTGAGAGRCHTAGLGFSFGSGDGKVSSSDDQQQLAVVLKNKTSAACTIQGFPGVDLKSSGGSWSLTRSGATPKKITLAAGSSTTFTITFLPWNQGSGTEFKATSVVVTPPNETTSTTLAWPGGSVLLQDGATHPGTYTGPVGG; translated from the coding sequence ATGCGCCTGTCCCACGCCGCCACCGCACTCGCCGTCACGTCCGCGCTGGCCCTGACGCTCACCGCCTGCGGGAACGGCAGCGGCAACGACGCCTCGGGCGACCAGTCGTCCACACCGGCTTCCTCGTCCTCGGCCACTGCGACTGACGGCGCCCCGGCCGAGAACGCGGGTGCCACCAAGGATGCGGGCAGCAGCACGGGCGGCGGTACGGGCACCAGCACCGGGGGCACTGGTGGCACCAGCGGTGGCGGCACCGGCGCGGGCGCGGGCCGCTGCCACACCGCCGGGCTGGGCTTCTCGTTCGGCTCCGGCGACGGCAAGGTCAGCAGCTCGGACGACCAGCAGCAGCTGGCCGTGGTGCTGAAGAACAAGACGTCAGCCGCGTGCACCATCCAGGGCTTCCCCGGGGTCGACCTGAAGTCCTCCGGCGGCAGCTGGTCGCTGACCCGCAGCGGTGCGACGCCCAAGAAGATCACCCTGGCCGCCGGTAGCAGCACGACGTTCACCATCACCTTCCTGCCGTGGAACCAGGGCAGCGGCACCGAGTTCAAGGCCACCTCGGTCGTCGTCACCCCGCCGAACGAGACCACCTCGACCACCCTGGCCTGGCCCGGCGGCAGCGTCCTGCTCCAGGACGGCGCCACGCACCCCGGCACCTACACCGGCCCCGTCGGCGGCTGA
- the snpA gene encoding snapalysin → MKSSRTSPRLLALALGLGLASSTLGAAVSASAQTAATPSAASGTSAASGTSVARYAGSVEEAANNKAFFEAVLKSVAEKRAAQPNAQAVTLYYDASQAPSFRSQISSAASIWNSSESNVKLQEASSGADFSYREGNDPRGSYASTNGHGSGYVFLDYTQSQQYDSVRVVTHETGHVLGLPDDYSGPCSELMSGGAAGPSCTNRYPDVTERSRVDQLWATGLAQAPGAVTSPADQLSATPSPRAVAPSHGPWHRLHSTSWR, encoded by the coding sequence ATGAAGTCGTCCCGAACGTCCCCGAGACTCCTCGCCCTCGCTCTCGGCCTGGGTCTGGCCTCCAGCACGCTGGGCGCGGCGGTGTCGGCGAGCGCCCAGACGGCCGCCACCCCGTCCGCTGCCTCCGGTACTTCCGCTGCCTCCGGTACCTCCGTGGCACGGTACGCCGGGTCGGTTGAGGAGGCCGCGAACAACAAGGCGTTCTTCGAGGCCGTGCTCAAGTCGGTCGCCGAGAAGCGCGCCGCCCAGCCCAACGCGCAGGCGGTGACCCTCTACTACGACGCCTCCCAGGCGCCGAGCTTCCGTTCGCAGATATCGAGCGCGGCCTCGATCTGGAACAGCTCCGAGTCCAACGTCAAGCTCCAGGAGGCGTCGAGCGGTGCCGACTTCTCCTACCGGGAGGGCAACGACCCGCGCGGGTCCTACGCCTCCACCAACGGCCACGGCAGCGGCTACGTCTTCCTCGACTACACCCAGAGCCAGCAGTACGACTCGGTCCGCGTCGTCACCCACGAGACCGGGCACGTGCTGGGCCTGCCGGACGACTACAGCGGGCCGTGCAGTGAGCTGATGTCGGGCGGCGCCGCCGGCCCGTCCTGCACCAACCGCTACCCGGACGTCACCGAGCGCTCGCGTGTCGACCAGCTGTGGGCCACCGGACTCGCGCAGGCCCCGGGCGCGGTGACCAGCCCCGCTGACCAACTGAGCGCTACGCCGTCGCCACGGGCCGTGGCGCCGAGCCACGGTCCGTGGCATCGGCTCCACAGCACGTCCTGGAGGTGA